The following nucleotide sequence is from Mesorhizobium sp. J8.
GCCGCATGCCTGCCGCCAAGGCGCTGATGATGGCGCGGCTGGCACCTGTTTCTCTCTCGCCGAAGGACGGCCTCTCCCTGATCAACGCCTCGGCGGTTTCGGCCGGGACCGGAGCGCTGGCGCTGACCGATGCGCTGTCGGCGCTCGAACAGCAGCAGCAGGCCGGCGCGCTGACGATGGAAGGCATTGGCGCCAACCGCACCATCCTCGATCCGCGCCAGCATCAGGCACGCCCGGGCGCCTGCCAGCAGCTTGCGGCAAAGGCGCTGCGCGATCTCTTGGCACGCGATGAAGCGCCGGCGCCCACCACCATCCAGGATCCGCTGTCGATCCGCTGCATGCCCTCGATCCACGGCGCGCTGATCCAGGCGATCGACCATGCCAGGCTTGCTGTCGAGATCGAGCTCAACGCCGCCGCCGACAATCCGCTGGTGCTGGCCGAGGATGAGCTGGTCATGTCGACCGGCAACTTCCACACCGCATCGCTGGCGCTCGCCTTCGAGACGCTTGGCCTGGCGACCGCTCAATGCGCGGCGGCATCCGCCGCCCGCTTCGTCCAGCTCACCGGCTCGACGCGTCACGGCCTGCCGAAATATCTTTCACCGGTCGGCGGCGCTTCTGCCGGCTTCGTGCCGCTGCAGAAGACGGTGACGGCGATCCTGGCCGCGATCCGCCACAAGGCCAATCCGGTGATGCTCGATTTCCTGCCTGTGTCCGAGGGCGTCGAGGATCACGCCACGCAGACGCCGCTCGCCGTCGCCAAATGCGCCGAGATGATCGCGCTGTGGCGGCGGCTGATCGCCTTCGAACTGATGGCTGCGGCGCAGGCCGTCGATTTGCGCGAGGGCACGACGCTTGCGCCGGCCACGGGCGCAATCCACGCGGCCGTGCGTACGCATGTGGCGACACTCAAGGAAGACAGGCCGCTCGGCATCGACGC
It contains:
- a CDS encoding HAL/PAL/TAL family ammonia-lyase; the encoded protein is MSPLVLTGAGVSIEDVVAAARNACKVEVTPSVLEKLNKARQVLDAAAAGGQQIYGLNRGLGANLVTAVEGDASAFQRQLIEGRSAAVGEALPVPAVRAAMFARLAMLAAGGSGLSPRVFTALVEALNAGVHPVMPSLGSIGAGDLLLMTAIARVLIGDGEAEYQGRRMPAAKALMMARLAPVSLSPKDGLSLINASAVSAGTGALALTDALSALEQQQQAGALTMEGIGANRTILDPRQHQARPGACQQLAAKALRDLLARDEAPAPTTIQDPLSIRCMPSIHGALIQAIDHARLAVEIELNAAADNPLVLAEDELVMSTGNFHTASLALAFETLGLATAQCAAASAARFVQLTGSTRHGLPKYLSPVGGASAGFVPLQKTVTAILAAIRHKANPVMLDFLPVSEGVEDHATQTPLAVAKCAEMIALWRRLIAFELMAAAQAVDLREGTTLAPATGAIHAAVRTHVATLKEDRPLGIDAEALYAALASGIWQGPPATG